From Sphingopyxis sp. USTB-05, the proteins below share one genomic window:
- a CDS encoding CoA ester lyase, producing MRLRSLLFVPGDRPERFAKAAASGADAIILDLEDSVSPANKEAARAAIADYLAGEREVVTLVRVNPLDGHITAADVAAIAAARPDAIMLPKAEGAPSIAQLDTILRSESARNASLPPILPIATETPAAIFTLGSYREVKDRLLGLTWGAEDLPAAIGAATSREADGSYTSPYEVARAMTLFAAHAAGAAAIDTVFPAIKDVAGLTAYAVRARRDGFTGMMAIHPSQVEPINAAFTPSADEAARAQAIVDAFAANPGAGVLQVDGKMVDAPHLKQAKHILSLAD from the coding sequence ATGCGCCTCCGCTCCCTCCTTTTCGTTCCCGGCGACCGGCCCGAGCGCTTTGCCAAGGCGGCGGCGTCGGGCGCCGACGCAATCATCCTCGACCTTGAGGATTCGGTGTCGCCCGCGAACAAGGAGGCAGCCCGCGCTGCAATCGCCGACTATCTGGCGGGTGAGCGCGAGGTCGTGACGCTCGTTCGCGTCAATCCGCTCGACGGCCATATTACCGCCGCCGACGTCGCAGCCATCGCCGCTGCGCGTCCCGACGCGATCATGCTGCCAAAGGCCGAAGGCGCGCCGAGCATTGCGCAGCTCGACACGATCCTGCGCAGCGAATCCGCACGCAACGCCTCGCTGCCGCCGATCCTGCCGATCGCGACCGAAACCCCTGCGGCGATCTTCACGCTCGGCAGCTACCGTGAGGTGAAGGACCGCCTGCTTGGTCTGACCTGGGGCGCAGAGGATCTGCCCGCGGCAATCGGCGCGGCGACGAGCCGCGAAGCCGATGGCAGCTACACCTCACCCTATGAGGTCGCGCGCGCGATGACACTGTTCGCGGCGCACGCCGCGGGGGCGGCGGCAATCGATACGGTATTTCCGGCTATCAAGGACGTGGCCGGCCTTACCGCTTATGCCGTGCGTGCCCGCCGCGACGGTTTCACAGGCATGATGGCGATCCACCCGTCGCAGGTCGAACCGATCAACGCCGCTTTCACGCCTTCAGCCGACGAAGCGGCGCGCGCGCAAGCGATAGTCGACGCCTTCGCCGCCAATCCCGGCGCAGGCGTGTTGCAGGTTGATGGCAAGATGGTCGACGCGCCCCACCTGAAACAGGCGAAGCACATCCTTTCGCTGGCGGATTAA
- a CDS encoding MaoC family dehydratase, whose translation MAGKYFDEWAIGDTLTHDIRRTVTETDNLLFTTMTHNPQPLHLDIEAAKASEFGQILVNGTFTFSLMVGLSVGDTTLGTLVANLGYDKLVMPKPVFIGDTLRAESEVVGLKESKSRPNAGIVTFLHRAINQRDEIVCQCERSALLKKKAA comes from the coding sequence ATGGCAGGCAAATATTTCGACGAATGGGCGATCGGCGACACGCTGACCCATGACATCCGCCGCACGGTGACCGAGACCGACAATCTCCTCTTCACCACGATGACCCACAATCCGCAGCCGCTGCATCTCGATATCGAGGCCGCGAAGGCGTCGGAATTCGGCCAGATCCTTGTCAACGGCACCTTCACCTTCAGCCTGATGGTCGGGCTGTCGGTCGGCGACACGACGCTCGGCACGCTCGTCGCGAACCTCGGTTACGACAAGCTGGTGATGCCGAAACCGGTGTTCATCGGCGACACGCTTCGCGCCGAATCCGAGGTCGTTGGTCTCAAGGAGTCCAAATCGCGGCCGAATGCGGGTATCGTGACTTTCCTGCATCGCGCGATCAACCAGCGCGATGAGATCGTCTGCCAGTGCGAACGCTCCGCCCTGCTCAAGAAGAAAGCCGCCTGA